A DNA window from Setaria viridis chromosome 2, Setaria_viridis_v4.0, whole genome shotgun sequence contains the following coding sequences:
- the LOC117842947 gene encoding uncharacterized protein — translation MAAEQRLLALLLVTAVLALSFSQGMVEARKVRVMRAVRHDGRRAPGLRGRLLPEEMVYTLMDYGPPTANTNTRGGMNPSPDPPSPPTH, via the exons atggcagccgAGCAGAGGCTTCTCGCTCTCCTCCTGGTCACGGCCGTCCTCGCGCTCTCCTTCTCGCAAG GGATGGTGGAGGCGCGGAAGGTGCGGGTGATGCGGGCGGTGCGGCACGacgggcggcgcgcgccgggCCTCCGCGGGAGGCTGCTGCCGGAGGAGATGGTGTACACGCTGATGGACTACGGGCCCCCCACGGCCAACACCAACACCCGCGGCGGCATGAACCCGTCGCCGGaccctccctcgccgccgacgcACTGA